Proteins from a genomic interval of Oreochromis aureus strain Israel breed Guangdong linkage group 6, ZZ_aureus, whole genome shotgun sequence:
- the LOC116327578 gene encoding bromodomain-containing protein 4-like isoform X3, with protein sequence MGDGLEAGSSHNPPSAPPPIPFNPPPPETWNPSRPKRQTNQLQYLQKVVLKTLWKHNFAWPFQAPVDAIKLNLPDYYKIIKSPMDMGTIKKRLENNYYWNAQECIQDFNTMFTNCYIYNKPGDDIVLMAEALEKLFLQKITEMPQEETEIAVVTKGRRGGRQDTGLISKSDSGHDSSSPSTTPHTRGFSSPSTTPHTRAAPAPQGSPALPLRLDQGLVQPLVQPLVQPLVQPLVQPLVQPLVQPLAQPLVQTLAQPLVQTLAQTLAQPQLPRVPPTPTNHAPHLGPPFSLSASDVLAQGMTSVPPPTVTHPGLHPTAPILQSSPALIKKKSQKRKADTTTPTANDQLSESSPVSAETRPRRDSSRPSKQPKREASQPDSQHHLGGGLEMGESGTPKRQEQLRWCARLVREMLSKKHVAYAWPFYKPVDAKALGLHDYHEIIKHPMDLSTIKKKLDNRQYRDAQEFAADVRLMFSNCYKYNPPDHDVVAMARKLQDVFEMRFAKMPDDPEEPVPVPTPSSALHPAPSTRQVPPPSAASEDESSSSSESESSGGDSEQERKQRLAELQEQLKAVHEQLAALSQPQVSKPKKKEREKKEKKKEKHKKKVGAEEPVETLPLAMLQASKKSKSSKEPISAKKDRKKPSKKEGVKNPRPAVPPQPGPTPLVPSASLEDVDIDMSADRCKPMSYEEKRQLSLDINKLPGDKLGRVVHIIQTREPSLKNSNPDEIEIDFETLKPSTLRELEKYVSSCLRKKKKPSAEKPLEIPNVTKMKTGSSSSGSSESSDSEDSDSGLVPKQPKKTSTNKDTKRPQHQSTGSGVGPVTSQPQSQFQSQLQSQLQLQPQLQLQLQPQLQPQTQPQVVQSKPPYIPPPAISLPVPVPSLDSSQLLASGFDPLAHFMNSHLTQSNTEPNATITTASAPVASGLLNTNAPTNQTPSETHPFLNQHPIIPSPAIHNALPQQPSRPSNRAAPLPPKPAQPPPSSLPSMPPASSPQLQPSLPLTLPPQPVPRPRVPSPPSHGILGTLSAQPPQALLEDDEEPTPTSSETPPLSQVHSLLQSLQPRATTQTLHTHSPVQLGPPLHAQVMTTAAPVLTQRHSSGQAHMQQSFPHTHTSTPQQQQKGGVLQQKVQQLQQHQQQPSPQSKVEPFTTGCPSPLMMHSPPMPAFHSMGQQSPPQTKKHEQRSNMGINEEKLSQSPVLPPSPFSPGVRQDVHKPDNKHRLDIKPMDGSRPISHLADSPAPPCSQQDNKIKQEPKTPIAPKKAQDVKIKNMGSWASLAQKSQSTPAFSVRSSSDSFERYKQVAREKEERERQLKAQAEQARREQEKLRRDDKDTAEPFRRVPDDDRRRPNQQSPHAPVPPASTPPTHSPQAPPTQSQAPPPTSASQNTLNQDRATARREAQERRRREAMADTIDINFQSDLMAIFEENLF encoded by the exons ATGGGGGACGGACTGGAGGCAGGCAGCAGCCATAACCCTCCCTCCGCCCCACCGCCTATCCCCTTCAACCCTCCACCCCCCGAAACATGGAACCCCTCCAGACCCAAACGACAGACCAACCAGCTGCAG TACTTGCAAAAAGTGGTATTGAAGACATTATGGAAACACAATTTTGCATGGCCCTTCCAGGCTCCTGTAGATGCCATCAAACTCAATTTGCCT GACTATTATAAGATCATAAAGAGTCCTATGGACATGGGCACGATTAAAAAACGCCTGGAGAACAACTACTACTGGAATGCCCAGGAGTGTATCCAAGACTTCAACACCATGTTCACAAACTGCTACATCTACAACAAG ccCGGGGATGATATTGTCCTAATGGCAGAAGCCTTGGAAAAGCTCTTTCTCCAGAAGATTACGGAGATGCCGCAGGAGGAGACTGAGATTGCTGTGGTTACAAAGGGACGCAGAGGAGGCAGGCAGGACACAG GTCTGATTTCAAAATCAGATTCAGGACATGACTCATCATCCCCCTCCACCACCCCGCATACACGAGGCTTTTCGTCCCCTTCAACCACTCCACATACCCGTGCTGCACCTGCCCCCCAAGGTTCTCCTGCCTTACCCCTGAGGCTGGACCAGGGGCTGGTCCAGCCTCTGGTCCAAcctctggtccagcctctggtccagcctctggtCCAACCTCTGGTCCAACCTCTGGTCCAGCCCCTGGCTCAGCCTCTGGTCCAGACTCTGGCCCAGCCTCTGGTCCAGACTCTGGCCCAGACTCTAGCCCAACCTCAGCTTCCCCGTGTGCCTCCTACACCCACAAACCATGCGCCCCATCTGGGGCCTCCATTCTCCCTCTCCGCTTCAGACGTCCTGGCCCAGGGAATGACTTCAGTTCCCCCTCCGACTGTGACTCACCCAGGCCTCCATCCTACTGCCCCCATACTGCAAAGTTCCCCTGCTCTCATCAAG aagaagagcCAGAAGAGGAAAGCTGATACCACGACACCCACCGCCAACGATCAGCTCAGTGAATCGTCTCCTGTTTCTGCCGAGACCCGGCCACGCAGAGACAGCAGCCGCCCGTCAAAGCAGCCTAAAAGAGAAGCATCACAGCCAGACTCTCAGCATCACCTTGGAGGAGGCTTGGAGATGGGAGAGTCAGGAACACCGAAGCGCCAGGAGCAGTTACGTTGGTGCGCGCGCCTCGTCAGAGAGATGCTGTCTAAGAAACACGTGGCCTATGCCTGGCCTTTTTACAAACCTGTTGATGCAAAAGCTCTCGGTCTCCACGACTACCATGAAATCATCAAGCACCCCATGGATCTCAGCACCATCAAG AAAAAGCTGGACAACAGACAGTACAGAGATGCTCAAGAATTTGCAGCAGACGTCAGGTTGATGTTCTCAAACTGTTACAAATACAACCCTCCAGACCACGATGTGGTCGCCATGGCGCGCAAATTACAG GACGTGTTTGAGATGCGTTTCGCCAAAATGCCCGATGACCCAGAGGAGCCAGTCCCTGTTCCCACCCCGTCATCAGCTCTCCACCCTGCCCCCTCCACTCGACAAGTTCCACCTCCTTCTGCTGCCTCGGAAGATGAGAGCTCGAGCTCCTCAGAATCGGAGTCCTCAGGAGGAGACTCGGAACAAGAAAGGAAGCAGCGATTAGCTGAGTTACAGGAACAG cttAAAGCTGTCCATGAGCAGCTGGCAGCGCTCTCCCAGCCGCAGGTCAGCAAGCCcaagaagaaagagagggagaagaaggaaaagaagaaagaaaagcacaagAAAAAAGTGGGAGCAGAGGAACCTGTGGAGACTCTCCCACTTGCAATGCTTCAGGCATCTAAGAAAAGCAAAAGTAGTAAAGAACCTATCAGTGCAAAGAAAGACAGGAAAAAGCCCAG TAAAAAAGAAGGAGTTAAAAATCCCCGGCCTGCTGTGCCTCCTCAGCCTGGGCCGACCCCTCTCGTCCCTTCGGCCTCTCTTGAAGATGTTGACATTG ACATGTCTGCTGACAGGTGCAAGCCAATGTCGTATGAGGAGAAGCGCCAGCTGAGCCTGGATATCAATAAGTTGCCCGGAGACAAGCTGGGCCGTGTCGTGCACATAATCCAAACCCGTGAGCCGTCGCTGAAAAACTCCAATCCAGATGAGATTGAGATTGACTTTGAGACGCTGAAGCCCTCCACGCTGAGAGAGCTAGAGAAGTATGTCTCAAGCTGcctcaggaagaagaaaaaaccatCAG CAGAGAAGCCTCTGGAAATTCCAAATGTGACAAAGATGAAGACGGGATCCTCATCTTCAGGCAGCAGTGAATCCTCAGATAGTGAAGACTCTGACAGTG GGCTGGTTCCCAAGCAACCGAAGAAGACTTCAACTAACAAGGACACCAAGAGACCGCAGCACCAGTCCACCGGTAGTGGAGTGGGCCCAGTCACTTCTCAGCCTCAGTCACAGTTTCAGTCACAGCTTCAGTcacagcttcagcttcagcctcagcttcagcttcagcttcaacCTCAGCTTCAACCTCAGACACAGCCTCAGGTGGTCCAGTCCAAACCACCATATATCCCCCCTCCAGCTATTTCCCTCCCTGTCCCTGTCCCCTCTCTGGATTCCTCCCAGCTATTGGCCTCAGGATTTGACCCTCTGGCCCACTTCATGAATTCTCACCTGACGCAGTCCAACACAGAGCCTAATGCAACCATTACTACTGCCAGTGCTCCTGTTGCCTCTGGCCTCCTCAATACCAACGCGCCCACCAACCAGACGCCTTCTGAGACGCACCCTTTCCTAAACCAACATCCCATCATCCCTTCTCCAG CAATCCATAATGCTCTTCCCCAGCAACCATCAAGACCTAGCAACCGTGCAGCGCCACTTCCACCCAAACCTGCACAGCCTCCTCCATCCTCCCTCCCTTCAATGCCTCCAGCTTCCTCACCTCAGCTTCAGCCCTCGCTTCCTCTCACCCTCCCCCCGCAGCCTGTCCCCCGCCCTCGCGTCCCATCACCGCCATCCCACGGCATCCTGGGCACCCTCTCGGCGCAGCCTCCCCAAGCCCTGCTGGAGGACGACGAGGAGCCAACGCCCACCAGCTCTGAGACCCCACCGCTCAGCCAGGTccacagcctcctgcagtcacTTCAGCCCAGAGCCACCACGCAAACGCTGCACACACATTCTCCCGTGCAGCTGGGGCCGCCACTGCACGCGCAGGTCATGACAACAGCCGCCCCCGTTCTGACGCAGAGACACAGCTCAGGCCAAGCGCACATGCAGCAGTCGTTCCCGCATACGCACACGTCAacgccgcagcagcagcagaagggcGGGGTCCTGCAGCAGAAGGTACAGCAGCTGCAACAGCACCAACAGCAGCCATCGCCACAAAGCAAAGTGGAGCCTTTCACAACAG GTTGCCCCTCTCCGCTGATGATGCACTCTCCTCCGATGCCTGCGTTCCATTCAATGGGACAACAGTCGCCTCCACAGACCAAGAAGCAT GAGCAGAGGTCAAACATGGGGATCAATGAAGAGAAGCTTTCCCAGTCACCAGTGCTGCCCCCCTCGCCCTTCAGCCCAGGCGTTCGTCAGGATGTACACAAACCAGACAACAAACACA GGTTAGATATAAAGCCGATGGATGGTTCTCGTCCCATTTCGCATTTGGCAGACTCGCCTGCACCACCCtgctcccagcaggacaacaaaatcaagcaggaaCCCAAAACTCCCATCGCTCCCAAGAAGGCACAG gACGTCAAGATAAAGAACATGGGCTCTTGGGCCAGCCTGGCTCAAAAGTCCCAGTCCACACCGGCGTTCTCAGTGCGCTCTTCAAGCGACAGCTTTGAAAGATACAAGCAGGTCGcgagagagaaggaggagagagagagacagctgaAAGCACAGGCTGAACAGGCTAGGAGGGAGCAAGAGAAGCTACG CCGTGATGACAAGGACACGGCGGAGCCGTTTCGGCGAGTGCCAGATGACGACCGCCGTCGCCCAAATCAGCAGTCGCCGCATGCTCCAGTTCCTCCAGCTTCGACTCCTCCCACTCACTCTCCGCAGGCCCCACCTACACAATCACAAGCCCCCCCACCCACCTCCGCTTCACAGAACACGCTCAACCAGGACAGGGCGACAGCACGGCGCGAGGCGCAGGAGAGGCGCAGGAGAGAGGCG ATGGCAGACACCATTGACATCAATTTCCAGAGCGACCTGATGGCAATTTTTGAAGAGAATCTGTtctga